In the Nocardioides panaciterrulae genome, TGCCGGTGGCCGAGCTCGTGCAGCAGCCGGGCGACGGCTCGCGCCGTACCGATCCGGCGGCCCTTGAGGTCGAGCATGAAGGTCGTGCCCTTCTCGTCGGCCTCGAGCAGCTCGCGGAGCCCCAGGCGCGGCGCGGAGGCCGAGGCGAGCTCCCACCGGTCCCACAGGAACGGCAGCGGCCCGGCGGTCTTGAGGTGCCGCACCTCCAGCCGACCGCGGTGCTGGTGCACGTCGCACTCGATGACGTCCACCCCGAGGTCGTTGGCGGCGTGCAGCCCGGCCAGCGAGTTGCCGGCCCGGTGGGCGATGGCCAGGGGTGTCACGCGGCCTCCTGCTCCCTGCGTCTGGCGCGCCGGCGCTGCAGCCACAGCGCGGTCGCGTGCCCGATCAGCACCAGGACGATGCCGGCGAGCACGTCGAGGACGAAGTGGTTGGCGGTCGCGATCACGGCGTAGGCCATCGCGAGCGGCATCAGGCAGCCGATCACCCGGAGCGCGAGGTTGGTGGTGGCCGAGAAGATCGCCATCCCGACCAGGAGGTCCCAGCCCACGTGCAGGCTCGGGAGGGCGGCGTACTGGTTCACGAACGCCGGGGGCTGCAGGTAGCGGTAGGAGTCGGAGCTCTGGGTGATCGTGTCGACCAGTCCCAGGTGGGCCAGGCGCGGGGGCGCGACCGGGTAGGACACGAAGACCAGCATCCCCAGCGCGCCGGAGACCAGCATCGCATCGCGCAGCCTCAAGAACACCTCCCCGTGGCGCAGCGCCAGCCACGTCATGGTGAGGATGATGACCGGCCAGTGGCCCCAGATGTAGACCCAGTTGCTCAGCGTCTCCAGCAGCGCCGAGCCGTCCAGCGGGGCCTGCAGGCTCGCCTCGACGTCGATCCCGAGCAGGCGCTCGACGTGGAAGAGGTCGCGGGCGTGCTCCAGGGCGAGCCGGGTGGAGGAGTCGGTGAGGCCGCGCACCCGGAAGTAGACGAACGCGCCCAACAGCACGATCGCCGCCTGCTCGAGGACCCATGGCAAGCGGTTGCGGGCCCACGGGGACGCCCGCGAGAGGTCCATGCGGCCATGCTCTCGGCCGGCGGGCCGGGGTTCGGGAGGCGAAGGTCCCCTGACGGCACACCATGTGGCCGAAGGTGGCCGAAGGTGGCCGAAGGTGGCCGGAGGTGACCGTCAGGCGGTCACGCCAGGGCGGGGACCGCCGCCGCGCCTCGCCGGGCCGCCCACCGGGCCAGCCCCAGGCTGACCCCGCCGAGCAGCAGGGCGGGGGCCCACGCCACCGCGGCCTTGATCGCGACGGCCGCGACCGCCGCGGTCCACGGCACGCCCAGGGCGACCAGGGCGACGACCAGTGCCCCGTCGCGGGGGCTGGCGCCGTTCGGCCCCGGGATCGCCCCGGCGATCTGGCTGGCCCCGAACGCGCCGAGGACGGCCAGCGGGGAGAGGACGTGCCCGGTCGCGTCGAGGGTGCCGAGGAGCAGCGCGGCGATGGAGAGCTGGTAGCCGGCCGAGAGCAGCAGCCCGTGCGCGAGCTGTCGCGGCGGGGGCAGCGGGCGCCGGGGGAGCAGGTCCGGGCGGACCCGGCGCACCACCAGCAGGGTGAGCAGGACGGCCGCGCCCAGCCCCGCCGCGCCCAGCAGCAGCCGGGTCGGCAGCGCGGTGCCGGCGAACGCCACGAAGGCCGCGAGCCCGATCGCCCCGACCAGCCGGTCGGCTCCGACGCTCATCAGCGCGTCGCCGCGAGCCAGCCCGGCCCGGGTGAGCCGGTGGATCCGCCACACGTCGGCCCCCACGTGGCCCGGCGTGAGCAGGCCGAGCAGCTCGGACTCGGCGTACGCCCGCAGGTGCCAGCGGCGGCCGAGGTCGGCGTCGGTGAGTGCGCGCCAGCGCAGCGGGCAGAGGACGTACTTGCCGATGATCCAGGGCAGCAGCCCGATCAGCACCGGCCA is a window encoding:
- a CDS encoding phosphatase PAP2 family protein gives rise to the protein MDLSRASPWARNRLPWVLEQAAIVLLGAFVYFRVRGLTDSSTRLALEHARDLFHVERLLGIDVEASLQAPLDGSALLETLSNWVYIWGHWPVIILTMTWLALRHGEVFLRLRDAMLVSGALGMLVFVSYPVAPPRLAHLGLVDTITQSSDSYRYLQPPAFVNQYAALPSLHVGWDLLVGMAIFSATTNLALRVIGCLMPLAMAYAVIATANHFVLDVLAGIVLVLIGHATALWLQRRRARRREQEAA
- a CDS encoding lysylphosphatidylglycerol synthase domain-containing protein, with translation MHQLRTLLHRVVHSRITLVLGVLISILVPALTLPSLPAVSPWPVLIGLLPWIIGKYVLCPLRWRALTDADLGRRWHLRAYAESELLGLLTPGHVGADVWRIHRLTRAGLARGDALMSVGADRLVGAIGLAAFVAFAGTALPTRLLLGAAGLGAAVLLTLLVVRRVRPDLLPRRPLPPPRQLAHGLLLSAGYQLSIAALLLGTLDATGHVLSPLAVLGAFGASQIAGAIPGPNGASPRDGALVVALVALGVPWTAAVAAVAIKAAVAWAPALLLGGVSLGLARWAARRGAAAVPALA